One segment of Gammaproteobacteria bacterium DNA contains the following:
- a CDS encoding ATP-binding protein: MPKMRTSFQGLVRLLAKSLYPEPEVFIRELLQNAHDSIQLRQVHTPQPAGEIRIDVDEANRTLRFADNGSGMDQRDIEEFLSVIGSTGTGHHAQELATRDVAVATIGQFGIGLLSAFVVAEQVEVLTRKSGALQTWRWVNHGGEDYQLEALPATAQPPGTRVIVTLAPDRTDFLDGRLIRQVVRRYADFLPFPILLNGFGPINAVNAPWHEPGWSDPVERERSLAAFLSQRYADPPLLVIPIDLAQPRALGGLFIPARYTPGQSTGGAVDLFQARMAIRPNDAELLPEWAGFVRGVVDCPDLQPTAARDNVLRDAAWSALRTGLGERIVASLLDLANHDQPRFLQLCDWQHDAIKGMAARHAEFGAAVLDYLPFETHQGQLSLPDILARQPTTEQGKRLLYFFTHEADANQFNALCQAHGVLAINAGRPFDETLLRRYARQHAEMVELKPLDRLDDPEWYEKLPAEEQATYQRLARAVDRVLAEREVAVHTQVRRFQPATLSAVLLTGQRITAFDAMERTLEKPFALDGLAELAGEVRDRLRQYPLTLFLNAEHPLVQRLGALTEPDHPRYRSILTGLYYSALLNAQHRLTPAVARRFHADLQELLGEYLSRSC, encoded by the coding sequence ATGCCCAAGATGCGCACCAGCTTTCAGGGTCTGGTCCGGTTGCTGGCGAAAAGCCTGTATCCGGAGCCGGAAGTGTTTATTCGTGAACTGCTGCAAAACGCTCATGACAGCATCCAGTTACGCCAGGTTCACACGCCACAGCCGGCGGGTGAAATCCGTATTGATGTGGACGAAGCGAACCGGACGTTGCGCTTCGCCGACAACGGCAGCGGCATGGATCAGCGCGACATTGAGGAATTCCTGAGCGTCATCGGTAGCACCGGCACCGGTCATCACGCTCAGGAACTGGCGACGCGGGATGTGGCGGTGGCGACCATTGGTCAATTCGGTATCGGCTTGCTGTCCGCTTTTGTGGTAGCCGAGCAAGTCGAGGTTCTCACCCGTAAGTCTGGAGCGCTGCAAACCTGGCGCTGGGTCAATCATGGCGGCGAAGATTATCAACTGGAGGCGTTGCCAGCGACCGCGCAACCGCCTGGCACCCGAGTGATTGTCACTTTAGCGCCTGACCGGACCGACTTTCTGGACGGGCGATTAATTCGCCAAGTGGTGCGCCGCTATGCCGATTTTCTGCCGTTCCCGATTTTGTTGAACGGCTTTGGCCCGATCAACGCGGTTAATGCGCCTTGGCATGAACCGGGTTGGAGCGATCCTGTGGAACGGGAACGGTCGCTGGCGGCCTTTCTCAGCCAGCGCTACGCCGATCCGCCGCTGCTGGTTATTCCCATTGACTTGGCGCAACCGCGCGCATTGGGCGGGTTATTCATCCCGGCCCGCTACACGCCGGGCCAGTCGACCGGCGGTGCGGTCGACCTGTTTCAGGCGCGGATGGCGATTCGTCCGAACGATGCTGAGTTACTACCGGAATGGGCCGGTTTTGTGCGCGGCGTAGTGGATTGTCCCGACCTGCAACCGACCGCCGCTCGCGATAATGTATTGCGCGACGCCGCTTGGTCGGCCTTACGCACAGGGTTAGGGGAACGAATCGTCGCCAGCTTGCTCGATCTAGCGAACCATGATCAACCACGCTTTCTGCAACTTTGCGATTGGCAACATGACGCGATTAAGGGCATGGCGGCGCGTCATGCGGAATTCGGCGCAGCGGTGCTGGACTACTTGCCCTTTGAGACGCACCAAGGGCAATTGAGTTTGCCCGACATTCTGGCCCGCCAGCCCACCACGGAACAGGGTAAACGCCTGCTCTATTTTTTTACCCATGAGGCCGACGCCAATCAGTTTAATGCTCTCTGCCAGGCGCACGGGGTGCTGGCGATCAACGCAGGCCGGCCTTTTGATGAGACTTTATTGCGCCGCTATGCGCGTCAACACGCCGAGATGGTCGAATTGAAACCTCTGGATCGGTTGGATGATCCAGAATGGTATGAAAAACTGCCAGCAGAGGAACAAGCGACTTACCAGCGTTTGGCGCGCGCTGTAGACCGAGTGCTGGCGGAACGGGAAGTCGCGGTGCATACGCAGGTGCGCCGGTTTCAGCCCGCCACGCTCAGCGCCGTATTACTGACCGGCCAGCGCATTACAGCATTTGATGCGATGGAGCGAACGTTGGAAAAACCGTTTGCCCTGGACGGACTGGCGGAACTGGCGGGCGAGGTGCGCGACCGCTTGCGCCAATATCCGTTGACCTTGTTTTTAAACGCGGAACATCCTCTCGTACAACGCTTGGGCGCACTGACCGAACCAGATCATCCTCGTTATCGGTCGATCCTGACCGGGCTGTACTACAGCGCGCTGCTCAACGCTCAGCACCGGTTGACCCCGGCGGTCGCCCGGCGGTTTCATGCGGATTTGCAGGAATTACTGGGCGAGTATCTATCGCGGAGCTGCTAA
- a CDS encoding DUF3365 domain-containing protein produces the protein MANEKNPMGPVITNSLIKRFRKSIVWLYIITIMISIPIIYLVTQYQVHAESNKELTLMLDMVTSMREYISKDVRPDLMEAKMFQSPTMSGAVATSKVANYFIKRQPNYYIKVASDNPLNLKNMAGPFEKKLLDQYREDRKLDEIIQIGEINGERFLVSSRPSVAKKECMVCHGDPKSAPMPITSKYGTTSGYNYQTGSVVGTINLGVPLADVNTLVIQRGLVAVGIITLIFSLIFLIINTLVKRNILLPIANITEAAVVLSKGNLEQEINVKRDGSEIGELAHSFELLRRSLKWTIGQSKG, from the coding sequence ATGGCAAACGAGAAAAATCCTATGGGTCCGGTCATCACAAATAGCTTAATAAAGCGATTTCGTAAATCGATAGTCTGGCTGTATATCATCACCATTATGATTAGCATTCCGATTATTTATTTGGTCACACAGTACCAAGTACATGCGGAATCTAATAAAGAATTAACATTAATGTTGGATATGGTTACTTCTATGAGAGAGTACATCTCAAAGGATGTTCGCCCAGATCTCATGGAAGCAAAAATGTTTCAATCACCTACAATGTCTGGGGCTGTGGCAACAAGCAAGGTGGCTAACTATTTCATTAAAAGGCAACCTAACTACTATATTAAAGTTGCTTCTGATAATCCATTGAATCTAAAAAATATGGCGGGGCCGTTTGAAAAAAAATTATTAGATCAATATCGTGAAGATAGAAAATTAGATGAAATAATACAAATTGGCGAGATTAATGGCGAACGGTTTCTGGTTTCCTCTCGCCCCAGTGTAGCTAAAAAAGAATGTATGGTATGCCACGGTGATCCGAAAAGCGCCCCTATGCCAATAACTAGCAAATACGGCACGACAAGCGGCTATAATTATCAAACTGGCAGCGTTGTTGGCACAATTAACCTGGGTGTTCCATTAGCAGATGTCAATACTTTAGTGATTCAACGCGGGCTTGTAGCAGTAGGGATAATTACCTTGATTTTCAGCTTAATATTTCTAATAATTAACACCCTAGTAAAGAGAAACATTCTTCTGCCAATCGCAAACATTACGGAGGCGGCAGTTGTTCTAAGCAAAGGGAATCTTGAGCAAGAGATTAACGTTAAGCGGGATGGCAGCGAAATTGGTGAACTCGCTCATTCTTTTGAGTTATTGCGGCGCAGCTTAAAATGGACGATAGGGCAATCAAAAGGATAG
- a CDS encoding class I SAM-dependent rRNA methyltransferase — protein MTTHSVSLAEFAPLRLRKNEDRRLRAGHLWVYSNEIDVEATPLRNFQPGQPVAIQANNGQFIGTGYINPHVLLCARLVSRDVEHPLNSSLLVHRLNVALSLRERIFERPFYRLVYGEGDGLPGLIVDRYGNLCVAQITTAGMERLKDEVLAALQKVLKPATVLWRNDSPMRELEGLERYVAEAVGEVPELVTVEEDGLHFQVAPRTGQKTGWFYDQRDNRARLDRYVRDRRVLDVFSYVGAWGIRAAVRGAREARVVDSSASALELARANAALNGASNRVQFQQGDAFEVLKALREARERFDVVVVDPPAFIKRRKDFKEGALAYRRLNEMAMQVLERDGLLVSCSCSQLLSRDLLIQTLLQAARHLDRNLVILEQGRQGPDHPVPPAIPETEYLKMVLARVLPA, from the coding sequence ATGACGACCCACTCTGTTTCCCTCGCCGAATTTGCCCCCTTGCGTCTACGCAAGAATGAAGATCGCCGGTTGCGCGCTGGCCACCTGTGGGTCTATAGCAACGAGATCGATGTGGAAGCGACACCGCTGCGCAATTTCCAACCCGGCCAGCCGGTGGCCATTCAAGCCAATAACGGTCAATTCATCGGCACGGGCTATATCAATCCACATGTTCTGCTGTGCGCGCGCCTGGTCAGCCGCGATGTGGAACATCCGTTGAACTCATCACTGCTGGTGCATCGCCTGAACGTGGCGTTGAGCTTGCGCGAGCGGATTTTCGAGCGGCCCTTTTACCGGCTGGTCTATGGCGAAGGTGACGGGTTACCGGGTTTGATCGTGGATCGCTACGGCAATTTATGCGTCGCGCAGATCACCACAGCCGGCATGGAGCGACTCAAGGACGAAGTGTTGGCGGCTTTGCAGAAAGTGTTGAAGCCGGCGACGGTGCTGTGGCGCAATGACAGTCCCATGCGAGAGTTGGAAGGCTTGGAGCGCTATGTCGCCGAGGCCGTGGGCGAGGTTCCTGAACTCGTCACCGTTGAGGAGGACGGTCTGCATTTCCAGGTCGCGCCGCGCACCGGTCAGAAAACCGGCTGGTTTTATGATCAGCGGGATAATCGCGCCCGGCTGGATCGCTACGTTCGCGACCGGCGGGTGCTGGATGTGTTCAGTTATGTCGGGGCCTGGGGTATTCGCGCTGCGGTGCGCGGCGCACGGGAGGCGCGGGTGGTGGACAGTTCCGCGTCGGCGCTGGAACTGGCAAGGGCTAATGCCGCGTTGAACGGCGCCAGCAACCGGGTGCAATTCCAGCAGGGCGACGCTTTTGAAGTATTGAAAGCGTTGCGCGAGGCCCGCGAACGCTTCGACGTGGTGGTCGTCGATCCGCCCGCTTTTATCAAACGCCGCAAGGATTTTAAGGAAGGCGCATTAGCCTATCGCCGACTCAATGAAATGGCCATGCAAGTCCTGGAGCGGGATGGTCTGCTCGTTTCCTGTTCCTGTTCGCAATTATTATCACGCGACCTGTTGATCCAGACCTTGTTGCAAGCTGCCCGACATCTGGATCGCAATCTGGTGATTCTGGAGCAGGGGCGGCAGGGACCCGATCATCCTGTGCCGCCAGCCATTCCCGAAACCGAATATCTCAAAATGGTGTTAGCTCGGGTGTTGCCCGCTTGA
- a CDS encoding diguanylate cyclase: protein MGAEENAGEAPRNRRSWTRTAMLAVAYVVIWVALWHAVDRLNQLAGVNLWVPCAGLTFAILLEYGWRSLPLPLLATLLAGWSHNGFGERWPYSLAASLAPLLGYLIAACILRHRPGGKRPGAWRFDDPRRVAAFLGAVMLGTLFAALAGAPLLQAAGLSPPMLSWLEMVEQKWIGAFIGVATVTPLALIFVAPFARRFVRKEPLYRPTAAPATEFLSVHLGVLQGGVSIALIVALLLTPLPQWFGQSYPFMTLLLLPVLTWIAATHGVRGTMPTVLLYQLSIMVLVLDFTQPMLAFQYQIAMAVIAASGLLTGAVSQARLVDIGRFRDLAEVSNDLLWEFDEQGRLCDLQGHFVGSREAFKGQLGRHWREYVLPDQDADLSGLRTALRQRQRFQQRVLRVRLPGARTPIWTRNSGLPLFDDSGEFRGYRGTTTDISDYKEAEALREQAESLLQDYDRTLEEKVEARVVERTRMLTEVSLRNWRLANFDSLTGLPNRNLFFEHLRKSLQQSRRQWRLLALLLVDLDGFKEVNDTFGHDMGDELLRQVAGRLRQCIRATDTAARLGGDEFTIVLADLEQAEAAEAVARKLVASLAEPVPVGEVRATVTASVGIALYRPEWPANLEQAMSLLRQADAAMYEAKRAGKNDWRFAEQSAPESSETSSGQHPS from the coding sequence ATGGGTGCGGAGGAAAACGCCGGCGAAGCCCCGCGCAACAGACGCTCATGGACGCGGACAGCCATGCTGGCCGTGGCCTATGTCGTTATCTGGGTGGCGCTTTGGCATGCGGTCGACCGGCTTAATCAATTAGCTGGCGTTAATCTTTGGGTTCCATGCGCAGGTCTGACCTTTGCCATTCTGCTGGAATATGGCTGGCGGTCACTGCCCTTACCTTTGCTGGCCACCCTACTGGCAGGATGGTCACACAACGGGTTCGGGGAGCGCTGGCCCTATAGCTTGGCCGCTAGCCTGGCGCCGCTGCTTGGCTATCTGATCGCCGCCTGCATTCTGCGCCATCGTCCGGGTGGCAAGCGCCCCGGCGCATGGCGTTTTGATGATCCACGACGGGTAGCGGCTTTTCTGGGCGCAGTCATGCTGGGTACGCTGTTCGCGGCGCTGGCGGGTGCCCCGTTGTTACAGGCAGCCGGATTATCGCCACCCATGCTGTCATGGCTAGAAATGGTTGAGCAAAAGTGGATCGGCGCTTTCATTGGCGTCGCTACTGTCACCCCTTTGGCGTTAATCTTCGTCGCACCCTTCGCACGACGGTTTGTGCGGAAGGAACCCTTATATCGACCAACAGCGGCTCCCGCCACCGAATTTCTATCTGTGCACCTGGGCGTCCTGCAAGGGGGAGTATCCATCGCATTGATTGTGGCGTTACTTTTGACGCCTCTCCCCCAATGGTTCGGTCAGTCCTATCCCTTCATGACCTTGTTGTTGCTCCCTGTATTGACCTGGATCGCTGCGACTCATGGAGTTCGAGGGACTATGCCCACCGTGCTGCTTTATCAATTAAGCATCATGGTGCTGGTCCTGGATTTCACTCAACCGATGTTGGCGTTCCAATATCAGATCGCCATGGCGGTCATCGCAGCCTCGGGACTGCTCACAGGCGCCGTGTCCCAGGCGCGACTGGTGGATATCGGTCGATTCCGTGATTTGGCCGAAGTATCCAACGATCTCCTGTGGGAGTTCGACGAGCAGGGACGTTTGTGTGATCTCCAGGGGCATTTCGTTGGCTCCAGGGAAGCGTTTAAAGGACAATTGGGACGGCATTGGCGGGAATATGTGCTGCCGGATCAAGATGCTGATCTCAGCGGACTTCGCACAGCGCTTCGCCAACGCCAGCGCTTTCAACAACGGGTGTTGCGGGTGCGGTTGCCCGGCGCAAGGACGCCGATCTGGACACGTAACAGCGGTTTGCCGCTGTTCGACGACAGCGGTGAATTTCGAGGTTATCGCGGCACCACCACTGATATCAGTGATTACAAGGAAGCTGAGGCACTGCGTGAACAGGCCGAATCGCTATTGCAGGATTACGACCGGACCCTGGAAGAGAAGGTGGAAGCGCGGGTGGTGGAGCGCACCCGGATGCTGACGGAAGTGAGTCTGCGCAATTGGCGGCTGGCCAATTTCGACAGCCTGACCGGATTGCCCAACCGCAATTTGTTTTTCGAGCATTTGCGCAAGAGCTTGCAGCAGTCCCGGCGTCAATGGCGACTATTAGCGTTACTGCTGGTGGATCTGGATGGCTTCAAGGAAGTGAATGACACCTTTGGCCACGATATGGGGGATGAGTTGCTGCGGCAGGTTGCCGGGCGTTTGCGTCAATGCATCCGTGCGACCGACACCGCGGCGCGACTGGGTGGCGACGAATTCACCATTGTCCTGGCCGATCTGGAACAGGCCGAGGCGGCGGAAGCGGTGGCCCGGAAACTAGTGGCCAGTCTAGCGGAACCGGTGCCCGTGGGTGAAGTCAGGGCTACAGTCACCGCCAGCGTTGGGATTGCGCTTTACCGGCCAGAGTGGCCGGCGAATCTGGAACAGGCCATGTCGTTGCTCAGGCAGGCGGATGCCGCGATGTACGAAGCCAAGCGGGCAGGCAAGAATGATTGGCGGTTCGCCGAACAGTCGGCGCCGGAAAGTAGTGAAACGTCAAGCGGGCAACACCCGAGCTAA
- a CDS encoding N-formylglutamate amidohydrolase, which translates to MKDAASNGHVEGIDAPTHETGFHGGLQSCLLSDAATQPVAPPVLIGSTDPPTFTLVNPNGQAPVVLVCDHASNVIPAQLNSLGLGKHELNQHIAWDIGAAQVAQLLAARLNAPAVLAGYSRLVIDCNRPPGHPTSMAEVSDGIFIPGNRDLSDQEAEARLNEVFWPYHHAITQALAHRWRHGHGRAPALIAIHSFTPVMNGFRRPWQLGVLWNRDPRLAEPLLTRFGANIEWCVGDNQPYSGREVGFTMDTHGGAAGLPHVEVEIRQDLLVDNEGCAYWADRIGDALEAILLDKTLYEIRHY; encoded by the coding sequence ATGAAAGACGCTGCGTCTAACGGTCATGTCGAAGGGATTGACGCTCCTACCCATGAAACCGGGTTTCATGGCGGACTGCAATCCTGCTTGCTCTCGGATGCCGCTACACAACCGGTTGCCCCTCCCGTACTTATCGGTTCCACCGATCCGCCAACTTTCACCCTGGTCAATCCGAATGGTCAAGCGCCAGTGGTTTTAGTATGTGATCACGCCAGTAACGTGATTCCAGCCCAGTTGAACAGTTTGGGACTGGGGAAGCACGAACTCAACCAACACATTGCCTGGGATATCGGCGCTGCTCAAGTGGCTCAGTTACTGGCAGCGCGCCTGAATGCGCCCGCCGTCCTGGCCGGCTATTCACGGCTGGTCATTGATTGCAACCGTCCGCCGGGTCATCCCACTTCGATGGCCGAGGTTAGCGACGGTATTTTTATTCCTGGTAACCGCGATCTGAGTGACCAGGAAGCCGAAGCTCGGTTAAACGAAGTGTTCTGGCCCTATCACCACGCGATTACCCAAGCGCTGGCCCATCGCTGGCGGCATGGTCACGGTCGTGCGCCCGCATTGATCGCGATTCACAGTTTCACCCCAGTGATGAATGGGTTTCGTCGTCCCTGGCAGCTTGGGGTGCTGTGGAATCGCGATCCCCGGCTAGCTGAACCGTTATTGACCCGGTTTGGGGCTAATATCGAATGGTGTGTCGGCGACAATCAGCCCTATTCAGGGCGTGAAGTGGGTTTCACCATGGATACGCATGGCGGCGCTGCCGGTTTGCCGCATGTGGAAGTAGAAATCCGTCAGGATTTACTGGTCGATAATGAGGGTTGCGCATACTGGGCGGATCGAATTGGTGATGCGCTTGAGGCCATTCTACTGGATAAAACCTTATACGAGATTCGCCATTACTGA
- a CDS encoding response regulator transcription factor: MSAAVNDTDRPILRLLIADDQPLIRRGLAIMLATEPDIEVVGQAADGLEAIEQALATQPDIVVMDLQMPRASGIVATREITTKLPATRVVVLTTYDYDELVFEAIYAGAQAYLLKDAPEEEVLETLRAVQRGESRLSPTIARKVMEQFRTFAGYTVKTEADLLKSAILKDIDSVDPALQAAQTATSAPKPVASHSIDDPLTDKEERILDLIAQGKSNKQIAASVFLAEGTVKNYVSRIMDKLHARSRVELAMRAVTRHG; the protein is encoded by the coding sequence ATGAGCGCAGCAGTGAACGATACCGACAGACCTATCCTGCGACTGTTGATTGCCGATGACCAGCCGCTGATCCGACGTGGGCTGGCGATCATGCTGGCGACTGAACCCGATATCGAAGTGGTTGGACAAGCGGCGGATGGCCTGGAAGCGATTGAACAAGCCTTAGCGACCCAACCGGACATCGTGGTGATGGACTTGCAAATGCCTCGCGCCAGCGGGATTGTCGCCACCCGCGAGATTACTACGAAGCTGCCTGCCACGCGAGTCGTCGTCCTCACCACTTACGATTACGACGAATTGGTGTTCGAGGCCATCTATGCAGGCGCACAGGCTTACTTACTCAAGGATGCCCCCGAGGAGGAAGTGCTTGAGACGCTGCGTGCGGTCCAACGCGGCGAGTCGCGCCTGTCGCCGACTATTGCCCGCAAAGTGATGGAACAGTTCCGAACGTTTGCCGGTTACACCGTGAAAACCGAAGCCGATCTCTTGAAAAGCGCTATCCTCAAGGACATCGACAGCGTCGACCCCGCGCTGCAAGCAGCTCAAACGGCGACGTCCGCGCCGAAACCGGTTGCTTCGCATTCGATCGACGACCCGCTTACCGACAAGGAGGAACGCATCCTCGACCTGATCGCGCAAGGCAAGAGCAACAAGCAAATTGCCGCCTCGGTGTTTCTGGCGGAAGGCACAGTCAAGAATTACGTCAGCCGGATCATGGATAAACTGCATGCGCGCAGCCGGGTCGAACTGGCTATGCGCGCGGTCACCCGACACGGCTGA
- a CDS encoding DUF1211 domain-containing protein, translating into MGKNRLEAFSDGVLAIIITIMVLEMKVPHGDSLGALAPLAPVFMSYVLSFIYIGIYWNNHHHMLHASTGVTGGILWANLHLLFWLSLFPFVTGWMGENHFAAVPSALYGIVLLAAAIAYWILQQTIIASQGPDSPLKAAIGGDWKGKLSPFLYLLGIISTFMWTWVALALYVLVALIWLVPDRRIEKSLHHDA; encoded by the coding sequence ATGGGAAAGAACAGACTTGAGGCGTTCAGCGATGGTGTCCTCGCGATAATCATCACAATCATGGTGCTCGAAATGAAGGTTCCGCATGGGGACAGCCTTGGCGCGCTCGCGCCACTTGCCCCAGTGTTTATGAGCTACGTGCTCAGTTTCATTTACATTGGCATCTACTGGAATAATCATCACCACATGCTTCACGCTAGCACCGGGGTAACGGGGGGCATTCTCTGGGCAAACTTGCATCTACTCTTTTGGCTATCGCTGTTTCCGTTCGTCACCGGATGGATGGGCGAGAATCACTTCGCTGCCGTTCCTTCGGCGCTTTATGGCATAGTGCTCCTTGCGGCCGCTATTGCTTACTGGATTCTCCAGCAAACGATTATTGCCTCGCAGGGGCCGGACTCGCCACTGAAGGCAGCAATCGGAGGTGATTGGAAAGGTAAGCTCTCCCCATTCCTGTACTTGCTCGGAATCATCTCCACCTTTATGTGGACCTGGGTGGCGCTGGCGCTTTATGTCCTGGTTGCCCTTATATGGCTGGTACCTGATCGCCGCATTGAGAAATCTCTACACCATGACGCCTAA
- a CDS encoding hydantoinase/oxoprolinase family protein → MEPQTLSQVQVMGIDAGGTMTDTFFVRADGRFVVGKAQSNPEDESLAIFESSQDALKHWQRSVNDVYPELVTGVYSGTAMLNRVVQRKGLEVGLICNRGFEQIHSMGRAIQSYLGYALEERIHLNTHRYDEPLVPISRTRGVTERTDVQGEIVIELRENEVRKATRQLVEAGSKAIVICFLQSHKNATSELRARDICRDELKRHGVDIPVFASVDYYPSRKESHRMNTTVLEAYAAEPSRQTLKKVSDRFKKNGAHFDLRVMATHGGTISWKAKELARTIVSGPIGGVIGSKLLGEALGYDNIACSDIGGTSFDMALITKGNFAIASDPDMARLVLSLPLVAMDSVGAGAGSFVRLDPYSGAIKLGPDSAGYRVGTCWADSGLDTVSVSDCHVVLGYLNPENFLGGAIKLDVERAREHLKAQIADPLGLKVEDAAAGVIELLDLNLRDYLRATISAKGYNAAEFVCFSYGGAGPVHTYGYTEGLHFKDVVVPAWAAGFSAFGCACADFEYRYDKSVDLALPHLASDDEKVDACKVIQTAWNQLAAKVIDEFVINGFKPEDVILRPGYRMQYMGQLNDLEITSPVTAATTAADWDQIVAAFEHTYGRVYASSARSPELGFSVTTAIMRGLVTTQKPVLPEDPEDGPTPPDEAYLGTRPFYRHKKWVEATIWKMEALHPGNHIVGPAIIESDATTFVVPTGFETTLDKHRLFHLKEVAGKSN, encoded by the coding sequence ATGGAACCCCAAACCCTATCACAGGTACAGGTTATGGGCATCGATGCCGGCGGCACGATGACCGATACCTTCTTTGTCCGCGCCGATGGAAGATTCGTAGTCGGCAAGGCGCAGAGCAATCCAGAAGATGAATCCCTGGCCATCTTCGAGTCCTCGCAGGACGCGCTCAAACATTGGCAGCGGAGCGTCAACGACGTCTATCCGGAACTGGTTACCGGCGTGTATTCCGGCACGGCGATGCTTAACCGCGTCGTGCAACGCAAAGGACTCGAAGTCGGGCTGATCTGCAACCGAGGCTTCGAGCAAATCCATTCGATGGGACGCGCGATTCAAAGCTATCTCGGTTACGCGCTAGAGGAGCGCATCCATCTCAACACCCATCGCTACGACGAGCCGCTGGTGCCGATTTCGCGCACCCGAGGTGTCACCGAACGTACCGACGTGCAAGGTGAAATCGTCATCGAACTGCGCGAAAACGAAGTACGCAAGGCGACGCGGCAATTGGTGGAAGCCGGTTCCAAGGCCATCGTCATCTGTTTTCTCCAATCCCACAAGAACGCCACCAGCGAGCTGCGCGCGCGCGATATCTGCCGCGATGAACTGAAGAGACACGGCGTGGATATCCCGGTCTTCGCGTCCGTCGATTACTACCCATCGCGCAAGGAATCCCACCGTATGAACACCACGGTGCTCGAAGCCTATGCCGCCGAACCCTCGCGCCAGACCTTGAAAAAGGTCAGCGACCGCTTCAAGAAGAACGGCGCGCACTTCGATCTGCGGGTGATGGCTACCCATGGCGGCACGATCAGTTGGAAGGCCAAGGAGCTTGCCCGCACCATCGTGTCTGGTCCGATCGGCGGTGTGATCGGTTCGAAGCTGCTGGGCGAAGCACTCGGTTACGACAATATCGCTTGTTCCGACATCGGTGGCACCAGCTTCGACATGGCGCTGATCACCAAGGGTAACTTCGCCATCGCCTCCGATCCAGACATGGCGCGCCTGGTTTTGTCGTTGCCGCTGGTGGCGATGGATTCGGTCGGCGCGGGCGCGGGCAGCTTTGTGCGTCTCGATCCCTATAGCGGCGCGATCAAGCTGGGACCGGATTCCGCTGGTTATCGAGTCGGCACCTGCTGGGCGGACAGCGGTCTGGATACTGTCTCCGTGTCCGACTGTCACGTGGTGCTGGGCTATCTCAATCCGGAGAACTTCCTGGGAGGCGCCATCAAGCTGGACGTCGAGCGGGCCCGCGAACACCTCAAGGCACAGATCGCCGATCCACTCGGTTTGAAAGTGGAAGACGCCGCCGCCGGCGTGATCGAACTGCTGGACTTGAACCTGCGCGACTATCTGCGTGCCACCATCAGCGCCAAGGGCTACAACGCAGCCGAGTTCGTCTGTTTCTCCTACGGCGGCGCCGGTCCGGTTCATACCTACGGCTATACCGAAGGACTGCACTTCAAGGATGTGGTGGTACCCGCCTGGGCGGCCGGCTTCTCGGCGTTCGGGTGCGCCTGCGCCGACTTCGAATACCGCTATGACAAATCAGTCGATCTGGCCTTGCCGCACCTAGCCTCCGACGATGAAAAAGTCGACGCTTGCAAGGTCATCCAGACGGCTTGGAACCAACTGGCCGCCAAGGTGATCGACGAGTTCGTCATCAATGGGTTCAAGCCGGAAGATGTGATCCTGCGTCCCGGCTATCGCATGCAGTACATGGGGCAGCTCAACGACCTGGAGATCACCTCGCCGGTGACCGCGGCCACCACCGCCGCCGACTGGGATCAGATCGTCGCGGCGTTCGAGCATACCTACGGTCGTGTCTACGCCAGTTCGGCGCGCTCGCCAGAGCTGGGATTTTCCGTCACCACCGCCATCATGCGCGGCTTGGTCACGACGCAGAAGCCGGTCCTGCCGGAAGACCCCGAGGATGGCCCGACACCGCCAGACGAAGCCTATCTCGGCACCCGCCCGTTCTACCGCCACAAGAAATGGGTCGAGGCCACCATCTGGAAGATGGAAGCGCTCCATCCCGGCAACCACATCGTCGGTCCAGCCATCATCGAATCGGACGCAACGACCTTCGTGGTGCCAACCGGTTTCGAGACCACGCTCGACAAGCATCGCTTGTTCCATCTCAAAGAAGTGGCAGGAAAATCTAATTAG